AAATAActggcatttttttttattaaaaaattatgcaaggCACAGCAGGCCAGTGTTATTTGGGTCGTTTTATGCTCATTCAGTTGAATTGCATTTTCGACAACGCGCCTAGCACGTGACAATCGGTAATTGAATATGCGTTGACCGGCAGTTAAATTTTTACCAGGGTAtggttttaaaatgtgcttTTGCATGCGGAATGCATCATCCGCCACTAACAAGTATGGACAATCACGGTCACGATTTAGCAATGGTTGTGGTAAAGGCAATCTCAGTGTGTTATTGTCCAAAGCTTTCTGAAATGTGGACTTTCCAAAAACGCCGCCGTCCGAAACTCTGCCATTGCACCCGACATCAATATATATAAATCGGTAGTCCGCATCCGCAATAGCCATAAGTACAATACTATTAGTacctttataattataaaaggTACTTCCAGACCGCGGCGGAGCCTTCATCACAATGTGTTTCCCGTCAACTGCGCCTATACAATGGGGAAAATTCCATTTATCACTAAATTTTTGGGCAATGTCAATCCACATCTGTTCGTTATTTGGAACCTTGCAAATATGTAATGTgacattaatttatatttttgatgtcATTATGTATAGCTACCTGTAAATATTCATTTTTCAAAGCTTTGTAAATTGCATCGCAAACCTCCGGCACAAATATAGATATGGTATTCGGCGCAATGCGAAAGTCAACAGATAAACTTTTGAAGCTGTCTCCAGAGGCAAGGAAGCGAAGTGTAACCGCCAAACGTTCATTT
The sequence above is drawn from the Bactrocera tryoni isolate S06 unplaced genomic scaffold, CSIRO_BtryS06_freeze2 scaffold_11, whole genome shotgun sequence genome and encodes:
- the LOC120779890 gene encoding protein ALP1-like, with translation MRKAIPANERLAVTLRFLASGDSFKSLSVDFRIAPNTISIFVPEVCDAIYKALKNEYLQVPNNEQMWIDIAQKFSDKWNFPHCIGAVDGKHIVMKAPPRSGSTFYNYKGTNSIVLMAIADADYRFIYIDVGCNGRVSDGGVFGKSTFQKALDNNTLRLPLPQPLLNRDRDCPYLLVADDAFRMQKHILKPYPGKNLTAGQRIFNYRLSRARRVVENAIQLNEHKTTQITLACCALHNFLIKKNASYLEGLTTDRNDQQDNSVPEQQGAEERPTTYITNEAKEIREEFEQYFMTAAGEIPFQYT